acagaaagggtctACAGCTCAGCATATTCCATCTTAAAGTGACATTAcagcaattaaaattgaaaaaaaaaaatcagcaatTAATTATTTCCACTAAAGTGATTTGATTTGAGTTCACGAAGtactaaatattattgtttgctCATTCCAGGCAGCCGCCGCAGTGTCAGGCAAAGACATTGAGAAGCCCCAGGCAGAGGTCTCTCCCATCCACCGCATCCGTATAACACTCACCTCACGCAATGTACGCTCTTTGGAAAAAGTCTGCTCTGACTTAATCAATGGTGCAAAGAAGCAGAAGCTCCGTGTGAAGGTATATACATCAATAATTTGACACACATTCATATATAGagaacaaaataatttagtagAAGCAtaacatatacaaatatatagttCTGAAACACAGTTTCTGAATTTTGACCGAAAAAGAGAGAGAAATATAAGGTGCAATATAACAAGATATGGATTAAGTAGCTGCAACCTATAGTGTTTATGggtatactgtttttttttttgcattaaactacaagtaagccctttactgcaatctcacctggttgaaagtgatgatgcagttatattgttgcgggctaacctcttaGTGTTATGAGAGCTTTCAACCCACTCTATGGTTTCTACATGGCATCCTACTGCAGgctatatcccctgacaagaagTGGtgttcatagagggtatgcacagggtatgcaaatgatacaatgtgaagaaaatctccaatatgagttataaatacttaaggataaggtttttataactcttacaatgcctatccttaagtattttataactcttactggagattttctccattttatatcatctgcttaccctgtaagtgtatatataattaacgtttccacctgctaaagcatgggaacagggaataggagaagtttaccctgtttattattatacatattaattgGATATAATTAAATCATGTGCGCCAACTCTCTGACAGTTGATAGCTGTGGGAGAATAcaaatttttatcatttccccagggatataattatctacTGCCCATGCCAGCTGGAgtgctaaattgcttggcattGCTGCTGCAAGACATgagtctttgtctgtagggtgataaaaatttcaaattgcaCTTAATTGGAGTAACCACTACAACCACTAAGAAATGTGTCAAAAATGTGATAGTAGATAAAACCACCTAGGGTCTAAATAgacaataatgttaaaaaaaattaatgaaaataatttgctAAGAGGTTAAAACTTATCTGTAATCTCTGCAAATATGTCTTATGTGCTGTAAAATAACATCAATATTACTGTAATTTTACAAACTTAAAACTTGGCACTTCTTTTAGCCATTTTGTCATTTCACTTGCTcactcaatcaatcaatcaatgctCTACTCAACCATTTTGGGTAAGACACTGCATTGATTAGGGTAAGACATTTCTTAGTCAGTGATGTACATCCGCAGaagaatttggcattttatgTCAAAGTGATACCCTTGTGAAAGATTCTGTTTGTTGTTGTGCATGACACCATGATCCCCACACTTTGCGTGATGAAGAATAGTGCCTAGTCAAactttggttttaaattttcctttaacttgactttattatttatatttgtataataaccATAACAACAAAAtagaataaacaatttattcaacAAACAAGTACTCACATAAAAAgctaaatttacaaataaaaagcatACATGTAAATACCTAATTCTTCTGTGGGTGTACCATCACTATGAAATAGAACACAgagtatacatatatgtttccattattgtgagatgatggtgataaccactatagttaacttaaaactaacactaagaataaaataatgataacttGCACAACTTGCGTACTTAAAATAACGTAGTAGTAGACTTTTAGTTCGTAGCACCTAGATGAAAGCACAAAATGTTATAAGCATTTGTGTTCACCATTCCGGTGCTAAATCAGTGCTTTTCAAAGTGCAGAGTGCAGGTTCTATTACTGTACTGTGCTCATAGGGAAGCTACAAAACTtatctactattattataagtattgaatacattaaataatacatagcgatatataagtataattgTGTAAGTGTAACATTGTAACCTAAACATAGTAAGGTAGTagttaaaatcatcatcaatatgATCATTTCAGACTTTGGATGCCCTCTGCATAAACCATTCGCATAAATACTTGATTTAAGacccaattcaaattcaaaattcatttacttcatgtaggcctactttataagcacttttgaaacgtcaagatgCAATGACGAATTTGTAGAaacaaagtatatatatactttcCAACCTTTACTGTGCTTATTCTCAATAGAATTCTTTTTTTGCTTTCAATCTTGTGTTCTTGGTAGAAATTATATTCAGGATAATATTATAGCTTGACTTAAGCTAAAACTAAACTAGTACATCAAGTTATAAAACTATTCCTAAATATATGAAGTTAAGAactctatttattttgtaaaatatgaggggataaaagaagaaaatctcctgttaTTGatgtgatgttggaaaagagcaactgctgagtttcttaccagctTCTACTCAATAGAATCTGTTTTTTTAGCCAGTGTTAGGGTCACTACATATTTACTTGACATTTAAAAAGTGCTGATAAAATAAGCCTACTTGGGATAAAttgagttaccgacatagctcactctaagctgaagtggcaatgtgcAGGGCACTTAGCTCGGAGATCGGATAgtcgttggggtcttaaggtgctggaatggcgaccccgcaccggtaaacgcagcgtaagtcggcccccaacgaggtggagagATGACATctggcgagtcgctgggagccgctggaggcaagacCTATGCAAGACCTATGGCAAAAGACCTATATCGctcgattggttgaaatgatgatgatgatgacgacttgGGATaacttaattgttttattttaaattttattcagttgtccaattaaagttaaatttctCAACATTCCTATTCAAGGGCCCAGTCCGCATGCCGACCAAGATCCTGCGCATCACAACCAGAAAAACCCCCTGCGGTG
This sequence is a window from Pararge aegeria chromosome 1, ilParAegt1.1, whole genome shotgun sequence. Protein-coding genes within it:
- the LOC120626101 gene encoding 40S ribosomal protein S20, producing MAAAAVSGKDIEKPQAEVSPIHRIRITLTSRNVRSLEKVCSDLINGAKKQKLRVKGPVRMPTKILRITTRKTPCGEGSKTWDRFQMRIHKRVIDLHSPSEIVKQITSINIEPGVEVEVTIADA